A window of the Brassica napus cultivar Da-Ae chromosome C5, Da-Ae, whole genome shotgun sequence genome harbors these coding sequences:
- the LOC106440253 gene encoding uncharacterized protein LOC106440253, which yields MLLDEYFWKSDPFAPNAPDGIYEKCAILQITKVMSHETFLKDRWCALGITARILSTTVWITSLTDPTWVVGSMRLNSYIYMKFMVGFSANAKAANVYKKKAESPTKTWIQHGIVTALF from the exons ATGTTGCTTGATGAATATTTCTGGAAAAGTGATCCATTTGCCCCAAACGCCCCGGATGGTATTTACGAAAAATGTGCCAT CTTGCAGATAACCAAAGTTATGAGTCATGAAACTTTTTTAAAGGACAGGTGGTGCGCTCTGGGAATCACAGCAAGGATCCTCAGTACCACAGTCTGGATCACTTCTTTGACAG ATCCGACATGGGTTGTTGGTTCGATGAGgctaaatagttatatttacaTGAAGTTCATGGTCGGCTTCAGTGCAAATGCAAag GCAGCGAATGTATATAAGAAGAAAGCTGAAAGTCCTACGAAAACATGGATACAACATGGTATAGTTACTG CTCTGTTTTGA